From Moritella sp. Urea-trap-13, a single genomic window includes:
- a CDS encoding RDD family protein has translation MAKKNKLRKPKHTSATEAGETASIAKFGPRIGALVYDALIVIGIAAVASAVGLGIAEALIASGIVDIAGRYVDTAAYAGHQIWFALLVWGSVCGFYLWFWTHGGQTVGMRAWRLRVQNADGSAISLTQALIRLATAACGLGNLQVPFDMKNRAFQDHWSNCNVLRLSKEQNGSLLRYADKLKQKK, from the coding sequence ATGGCGAAGAAAAACAAACTCAGAAAACCAAAACACACCTCTGCAACTGAAGCAGGCGAAACAGCATCAATTGCCAAGTTTGGCCCGCGTATCGGTGCGCTTGTCTATGATGCATTAATTGTAATTGGTATCGCAGCAGTTGCGAGTGCGGTAGGACTTGGTATTGCAGAAGCACTAATTGCATCAGGTATTGTCGATATTGCTGGCCGTTATGTTGATACTGCGGCATATGCAGGTCATCAAATTTGGTTCGCACTACTGGTATGGGGCTCTGTATGTGGCTTCTATCTGTGGTTTTGGACTCACGGCGGTCAAACCGTTGGTATGCGCGCTTGGCGTTTACGTGTACAAAATGCCGATGGCAGCGCCATTAGCTTAACCCAAGCACTTATTCGTCTGGCAACAGCAGCGTGTGGCTTAGGTAACTTACAAGTACCGTTTGATATGAAGAACCGCGCCTTTCAAGATCACTGGTCGAACTGTAATGTATTACGTTTAAGCAAAGAGCAAAACGGTTCATTATTACGTTATGCCGACAAGCTGAAACAGAAAAAATAA
- the lptF gene encoding LPS export ABC transporter permease LptF, producing the protein MIIFRYLFAETVKSQIAVLFILSLIFVSQQFVALLSKVMTGALPANLVMEMLLYTMPALGTLILPVSLFIGILFAHGRLYAESEMVILTACGYTPSRILMSSLLLSTVTIGLVAFNAFVYAPTAEEGRVQLLENVDADAGLATLKQGRFESLDGGRAVVYVESYDSDKVLRKIFIAKSPSQEGERPSVVLADKGNVESGKQGSQWLKLSQGLRYEGELSQPDFRIVDFSAYRVLIQEQDVSERGRKTKALPTSELWNSNEFEHKVELQWRIAQVVAIPLLTLLVVPLAMVNPRQGRYAKLFPALLMFLTYFMLLSAARSAILDEKLPLAFGFWIVHLGVLTLAVWFNLANFSWYHHAVHKLKLRLSRGNNSA; encoded by the coding sequence GTGATAATTTTCCGATATTTATTTGCTGAAACAGTGAAATCACAGATCGCTGTGTTATTCATCTTATCACTTATCTTTGTGAGCCAGCAGTTTGTTGCGCTGCTCTCGAAGGTAATGACAGGTGCTTTACCCGCTAATTTAGTGATGGAGATGCTGCTGTATACCATGCCAGCGTTGGGCACATTAATTTTACCGGTGAGCTTGTTCATTGGTATTTTGTTTGCGCATGGGCGATTGTATGCTGAAAGTGAGATGGTGATTTTAACGGCTTGCGGTTATACCCCAAGTCGAATTCTGATGTCATCGTTGTTATTATCTACAGTGACCATAGGGCTGGTGGCTTTTAACGCGTTTGTCTACGCACCTACCGCAGAAGAAGGTCGGGTACAATTATTAGAAAATGTCGATGCCGACGCAGGTTTAGCGACCCTAAAACAAGGCCGTTTTGAGTCGCTTGATGGTGGTCGAGCTGTGGTCTACGTCGAATCTTATGACAGTGATAAAGTACTGCGTAAAATATTTATCGCTAAATCACCGTCACAAGAAGGCGAACGCCCGTCGGTAGTACTTGCCGATAAAGGTAATGTGGAATCGGGAAAACAGGGCTCACAATGGCTGAAATTGAGCCAAGGCCTGCGTTATGAAGGTGAGTTATCTCAACCCGATTTTCGTATCGTTGATTTCAGTGCTTATCGGGTATTAATTCAAGAGCAAGATGTGAGTGAGCGTGGTCGTAAAACCAAAGCGTTACCAACATCAGAGTTATGGAACTCCAATGAATTTGAACACAAGGTTGAACTGCAATGGCGTATTGCCCAAGTTGTCGCTATTCCGCTGTTGACATTATTAGTGGTACCGCTGGCGATGGTTAATCCACGTCAAGGTCGTTATGCGAAATTGTTCCCTGCGCTGTTAATGTTTTTAACCTACTTCATGTTATTGAGTGCTGCGCGTTCTGCCATTTTAGATGAGAAATTACCATTAGCATTTGGCTTCTGGATCGTCCATCTCGGGGTGCTGACCTTGGCCGTGTGGTTTAATCTGGCCAATTTCTCTTGGTATCACCATGCCGTACATAAGCTAAAACTACGTTTATCTCGAGGTAACAACAGTGCTTAA
- a CDS encoding bifunctional diguanylate cyclase/phosphodiesterase: protein MGSTGSLNHILINAIQHLPIGIFWKDIHGQYLGCNKHCLSLFDLPSEQFIIGKTDIQLKPALKDKKLPSEELYQTDQEALIHGRTVIAKTMHMETIYGQGQFEITKIPLHNHKGSIIGLLGIAVDVSSKFRSEQKLQEKTALLNSIFDALPDFVIYKDMQGRIVECNRAALKLARKKKADVIGKTVEQLLPESTAKVSVDYDSQLKSNNKSANYKMEFELAGRQVYVDVHKHPVIQNNQLVGTVSISRDIKERLNSLEKIATLTKHDQLTQQLNRPTFLQELENINQQHDWGMILIDIKKLGKLNSQYGTEIGDKVLVYVGEMIKKMVPNSAHLARIQGDRFAILTDQVSSPNQLNYLCNKLIDRLNIQIAIQGHVIDLAICIGAANYPDTVQNTNQLLTCSEQALLRSRKHKEQSYTLFDPQLEANAEAEKRLIDDLKQAINNKAIDLYYQPVVDANSNAVLGVEALARWHHPEQGLIMPIKFIELAEKNNLIGQLGEVVLEKACQQLAQWRALDIDIFMAVNLSPIQFNDPLLISKIKHYIEYYDIPAHRLEIEVTESALMESNQTAEHMLEELIELGVRLSIDDFGTGYCSLSYLKNMPAHKLKIDKSFVDELELDKTTTAITRSVISLARELNITVTAEGVEEESQMQWLQAQQCDQFQGYLFSRPLPSDKFYLWYKQHNTTHNNITYQQPTKTAMPLQVL, encoded by the coding sequence ATGGGTAGCACGGGTTCTCTGAATCATATATTAATTAATGCAATTCAGCATTTGCCGATTGGCATATTTTGGAAAGACATCCACGGCCAATATCTTGGCTGTAATAAACATTGTTTATCATTATTTGATTTACCATCAGAACAATTCATTATTGGTAAAACTGATATTCAACTTAAACCTGCATTAAAAGACAAGAAGCTGCCTAGTGAAGAGCTCTATCAAACCGATCAAGAAGCGCTAATCCACGGTCGCACTGTCATTGCCAAAACCATGCATATGGAAACTATTTATGGGCAAGGACAGTTTGAAATCACCAAAATTCCACTGCACAATCATAAAGGCAGTATCATCGGTTTGCTCGGTATTGCCGTTGATGTATCCAGTAAGTTTCGCTCAGAACAAAAATTACAAGAAAAAACCGCCTTACTTAACTCTATTTTTGATGCCCTTCCCGACTTTGTCATTTACAAAGACATGCAAGGCCGTATCGTTGAATGTAATCGTGCCGCACTCAAGTTAGCGAGAAAGAAAAAAGCCGATGTCATCGGTAAAACAGTTGAACAACTACTGCCAGAATCGACAGCAAAAGTCAGTGTTGACTATGATAGCCAATTAAAATCGAATAACAAAAGTGCTAATTACAAAATGGAATTTGAGTTAGCAGGCCGCCAAGTCTATGTTGATGTTCACAAACATCCTGTCATTCAAAATAACCAATTAGTCGGTACTGTCAGCATCTCTCGCGATATTAAAGAACGCCTGAATAGCTTAGAAAAAATTGCCACGTTAACCAAGCACGATCAATTAACCCAGCAATTAAACCGCCCCACATTTCTGCAAGAACTTGAAAATATCAATCAACAACACGATTGGGGCATGATCCTCATTGATATTAAGAAGCTAGGGAAATTAAACAGCCAATACGGTACAGAAATCGGTGATAAGGTGCTGGTTTATGTAGGTGAAATGATCAAGAAAATGGTTCCTAACTCAGCTCATTTAGCGCGAATACAGGGGGATAGATTTGCCATTTTAACCGATCAAGTAAGCTCTCCAAATCAGCTAAATTATCTGTGTAATAAATTAATAGACAGACTCAATATACAAATTGCGATCCAAGGCCACGTCATTGATCTAGCTATATGTATCGGCGCAGCTAACTATCCCGATACAGTACAGAATACCAACCAGTTACTCACCTGCAGTGAGCAGGCGCTATTACGCTCACGTAAACACAAAGAACAAAGTTACACCTTGTTTGATCCACAATTAGAAGCCAATGCCGAAGCAGAGAAACGCCTCATCGATGATTTAAAACAGGCTATCAATAACAAAGCCATCGACTTATATTACCAACCGGTCGTCGATGCTAACAGCAACGCAGTACTCGGGGTAGAAGCGCTTGCGCGTTGGCATCACCCTGAACAAGGCCTAATCATGCCAATTAAATTCATCGAACTGGCCGAAAAAAATAACTTAATAGGCCAACTCGGTGAAGTGGTATTAGAAAAAGCTTGCCAACAACTGGCGCAATGGCGAGCACTCGATATCGATATTTTCATGGCGGTAAACTTATCCCCGATCCAATTTAATGATCCACTGCTTATCAGTAAAATAAAACATTACATTGAATACTATGATATCCCTGCACACCGACTGGAAATAGAAGTGACAGAGAGTGCATTAATGGAGTCAAACCAAACTGCAGAACATATGTTAGAGGAATTAATTGAGCTCGGTGTACGCTTGTCTATCGATGATTTTGGTACCGGTTATTGCTCATTATCTTATTTAAAAAATATGCCTGCGCATAAACTCAAGATTGATAAATCATTTGTCGATGAACTTGAATTAGACAAAACCACAACCGCCATAACTCGCTCGGTGATCAGCTTAGCAAGAGAATTAAATATTACCGTAACGGCAGAAGGCGTCGAGGAAGAATCACAAATGCAGTGGTTACAAGCACAGCAATGTGATCAATTTCAGGGGTATTTATTTAGCCGCCCGTTGCCGAGCGACAAATTTTATCTGTGGTATAAACAACATAACACCACACACAATAATATTACTTATCAACAACCAACAAAAACAGCGATGCCTTTACAGGTATTATGA
- a CDS encoding valine--tRNA ligase — MEKLYNPQAIEQALYQNWEEQGYFKPNGDLTKDAYSIMIPPPNVTGSLHMGHAFQQTIMDALTRYKRMQGLNTLWQVGTDHAGIATQMVVERKIAAEENKTRHDYGRDAFIDKIWDWKNESGGTITRQMRRLGTSVDWDRERFTMDDGLSEAVKEVFVRLFKEDLIYRGKRLVNWDPKFHTAISDLEVESKEKQGSMWYFRYPLADGATTTDGKDYIVVATTRPETMLGDSAVAVHPKDERYAALVGKDIILPIVGRRIKIVADDYADMEKGTGCVKITPAHDFNDYEVGKRNNLVMFNILTENADIREEAEIINSDGTENTELTFVIPAEYQGMERFAARKAIVAKFEELGLLEKIEPHTLQVPYGDRSGVVIEPLLTDQWYVSVGPMAKVASDAVKDGEIQFVPKQYENMYFSWMNDVQDWCISRQLWWGHRIPAWYDNEGNVFVGRDEAEVRAENDFGPEVELRQDNDVLDTWFSSALWTFSTQGWPQQTQDLKVFHPSDVLVTGFDIIFFWVARMIMMTMHFIKDENGKPQVPFKTVYVTGLVRDEAGDKMSKSKGNVLDPLDMIDGIDLESLVQKRTGNMMQPQLAKKIEKATRKEFEGGIEAHGTDALRFTLAAMASTGRDINWDMKRLDGYRNFCNKLWNASRYVLMNTEEHDCGQDGGDMEFSLADRWIQGQFQETIKTYREAVDTYRLDLAANIAYEFTWNQFCDWYLELTKPVFANGTEAQLRGTRHTLVTILEELQRLMHPIMPFITEEIWQRVAPLAGKHTEGATIMLQAFPEFDADKVDAQSMQDLEWVKKFIIAIRNIRGEMDISPSKPISILLKNVGPEEQRRLDENQQFLSSLAKLEAITILSDNEEAPISATSLLGGMEILIPMAGLIDKDAEIARINKQMEKVQKDLDRVSGKLNNEKFVGKAPEAVIAKEREKLAEFETTIAKFEAQKARIESI; from the coding sequence ATGGAAAAATTATACAATCCCCAAGCCATTGAGCAAGCGCTTTACCAGAACTGGGAAGAGCAAGGTTACTTCAAGCCAAACGGCGATCTAACTAAAGATGCATACAGCATCATGATCCCACCGCCAAATGTCACTGGTAGCCTACACATGGGTCATGCCTTCCAACAAACGATCATGGATGCGCTAACACGTTACAAGCGTATGCAAGGTCTAAATACATTATGGCAAGTGGGTACCGATCACGCTGGTATCGCAACGCAAATGGTTGTAGAGCGTAAGATTGCTGCTGAAGAAAACAAAACACGCCACGATTATGGCCGTGATGCGTTTATCGACAAGATCTGGGATTGGAAAAACGAATCAGGCGGTACTATCACGCGTCAAATGCGTCGTTTAGGCACATCGGTAGATTGGGATCGTGAACGCTTTACAATGGATGACGGTCTGTCTGAAGCTGTAAAAGAAGTATTCGTACGTTTATTTAAAGAAGACCTGATTTACCGTGGCAAGCGCCTGGTAAACTGGGATCCAAAATTCCACACTGCCATTTCTGATCTTGAAGTTGAGAGCAAAGAAAAACAAGGCAGCATGTGGTACTTCCGCTACCCACTAGCAGATGGCGCAACTACGACAGACGGTAAAGACTACATCGTTGTAGCAACTACCCGTCCAGAAACTATGTTAGGTGACTCTGCGGTTGCAGTACATCCGAAAGACGAACGCTATGCAGCGCTTGTTGGTAAAGACATCATTCTGCCTATCGTTGGTCGTCGCATCAAGATTGTTGCTGATGATTACGCTGATATGGAAAAAGGCACGGGTTGTGTAAAAATTACACCTGCCCATGACTTTAACGATTACGAAGTTGGTAAGCGTAATAACTTAGTGATGTTCAACATCCTAACTGAAAACGCAGATATCCGTGAAGAAGCGGAAATCATCAACTCAGACGGCACAGAAAACACCGAACTAACATTCGTTATCCCTGCTGAATACCAAGGTATGGAACGTTTTGCTGCCCGTAAAGCTATCGTAGCTAAGTTTGAAGAACTTGGCCTACTCGAAAAAATTGAGCCGCATACACTACAAGTACCTTACGGCGATCGTAGTGGTGTTGTGATTGAGCCACTACTAACAGACCAATGGTATGTAAGTGTTGGTCCAATGGCGAAAGTAGCGTCTGACGCAGTAAAAGACGGCGAAATTCAGTTCGTGCCAAAACAGTACGAAAACATGTATTTCTCGTGGATGAACGACGTACAAGATTGGTGTATCTCACGTCAACTTTGGTGGGGTCATCGTATTCCAGCTTGGTACGATAACGAAGGTAATGTATTCGTTGGTCGTGATGAAGCTGAAGTGCGTGCAGAAAACGATTTTGGTCCTGAAGTTGAATTACGTCAAGACAACGACGTACTTGATACTTGGTTCTCATCTGCGCTTTGGACATTCTCAACGCAAGGCTGGCCACAGCAAACTCAAGATCTTAAAGTGTTCCACCCAAGTGATGTACTGGTAACAGGTTTCGACATCATCTTCTTCTGGGTTGCCCGTATGATCATGATGACCATGCACTTCATCAAAGATGAAAACGGCAAGCCACAAGTACCATTCAAAACAGTTTATGTAACTGGTTTAGTACGTGATGAAGCTGGCGATAAAATGTCAAAATCAAAAGGTAACGTACTTGATCCACTAGACATGATCGACGGTATCGACCTTGAGTCACTAGTACAAAAACGTACTGGTAACATGATGCAGCCACAACTTGCTAAGAAAATTGAAAAAGCAACGCGTAAAGAATTCGAAGGCGGCATTGAAGCACACGGTACTGACGCACTACGTTTCACATTAGCCGCAATGGCATCGACTGGTCGTGACATTAACTGGGACATGAAACGTCTTGATGGTTACCGTAACTTCTGTAACAAACTATGGAACGCAAGCCGTTACGTATTAATGAACACAGAAGAACATGATTGTGGCCAAGATGGCGGCGATATGGAATTCAGCCTTGCTGATCGTTGGATCCAAGGTCAATTCCAAGAAACAATCAAAACTTACCGTGAAGCAGTTGATACTTACCGTCTTGATCTTGCAGCAAACATCGCTTACGAATTCACATGGAACCAGTTCTGCGATTGGTACTTAGAATTAACTAAGCCAGTATTTGCTAATGGCACTGAAGCACAACTACGTGGTACACGTCATACCCTAGTAACGATCTTAGAAGAGTTACAACGTTTGATGCACCCTATCATGCCATTCATCACTGAAGAGATCTGGCAGCGTGTTGCACCACTTGCTGGTAAGCACACTGAAGGCGCAACTATCATGCTACAGGCATTCCCTGAGTTTGATGCAGACAAAGTTGATGCGCAATCAATGCAAGATCTAGAGTGGGTGAAGAAATTCATTATTGCTATCCGTAACATTCGTGGTGAAATGGACATCAGTCCAAGCAAACCAATCTCAATCTTGCTGAAAAATGTAGGTCCTGAAGAGCAACGTCGTCTAGACGAAAATCAACAGTTCCTTAGCTCGCTAGCAAAATTAGAAGCTATCACTATCCTTAGCGACAATGAAGAAGCGCCTATCTCAGCAACATCATTGTTAGGCGGCATGGAAATCTTAATTCCAATGGCTGGCCTCATCGACAAAGATGCTGAAATTGCCCGTATCAACAAGCAAATGGAAAAAGTCCAAAAAGACTTAGACCGTGTATCTGGTAAGCTAAATAACGAAAAATTTGTTGGTAAAGCACCAGAAGCAGTTATCGCCAAAGAACGTGAAAAACTGGCTGAGTTTGAAACTACCATTGCTAAATTCGAAGCACAAAAAGCACGAATTGAATCGATCTAG
- the lptG gene encoding LPS export ABC transporter permease LptG, with the protein MLKILDIYIGKAILFATMICLFTLVGLSAVIKYVEQLRAVGRGTYGLVEALIFVMLKMPREITIFFPMAALLGALIGLGALASSSELVVIQAAGQSRFKIVLSAMKTAIPMMIIVMLMGEYVAPYTEQKSAELRGESISGQSIIRAQKGVWAKDKENFINIGNVNNGSELHNVTIYEFADNQRLVKTTQADKAVYADKYWQLTGLKITDFKRESITVTEKASQRWDSTLTPEKLDVVTIDPEDLSISGLYSYITYLDSNKQDAASYELAFWRKIFQPLSIGVMVLLALSFVFGPLRTVTMGARILMGVVAGFTFYLASETFGPISLVYSLPPFLGAVVPSALFTLIAIVQLRKHG; encoded by the coding sequence GTGCTTAAAATTTTAGATATCTATATTGGTAAGGCTATTTTATTTGCCACTATGATCTGTTTGTTTACCTTGGTTGGTTTATCTGCGGTGATCAAATACGTTGAGCAGTTACGCGCTGTTGGCCGTGGCACTTACGGTTTAGTTGAAGCACTCATTTTTGTGATGCTGAAAATGCCACGCGAAATCACCATCTTCTTTCCGATGGCGGCCTTATTAGGCGCGCTAATTGGTTTAGGGGCGCTGGCGAGTTCGTCTGAATTAGTGGTCATTCAAGCCGCTGGTCAGTCACGTTTTAAAATTGTGCTTTCAGCAATGAAAACGGCGATACCTATGATGATTATAGTGATGTTGATGGGGGAATATGTAGCCCCTTATACAGAACAAAAATCAGCTGAGCTACGTGGTGAATCTATTTCTGGTCAATCGATCATACGGGCGCAAAAAGGGGTCTGGGCAAAGGATAAAGAGAACTTTATTAATATCGGTAACGTCAATAATGGCAGTGAATTACATAATGTCACCATTTATGAATTTGCCGATAATCAGCGTTTAGTTAAAACCACACAGGCCGATAAAGCAGTGTATGCAGACAAGTACTGGCAGTTAACCGGACTTAAAATTACTGATTTCAAACGTGAAAGTATTACCGTCACTGAAAAGGCTTCACAACGCTGGGATTCGACCCTGACACCGGAAAAACTAGATGTAGTAACGATTGATCCGGAAGATTTATCAATATCAGGTTTGTATTCTTATATTACTTATTTAGACAGTAATAAGCAGGATGCAGCAAGTTATGAGTTGGCTTTTTGGCGTAAAATATTCCAGCCGTTATCGATTGGCGTGATGGTGTTGTTGGCGTTGTCTTTTGTATTTGGACCGCTGCGAACGGTTACCATGGGCGCACGTATCTTGATGGGGGTTGTTGCTGGTTTTACTTTCTACCTTGCCAGTGAAACCTTCGGGCCGATTAGTTTAGTGTATTCGCTACCGCCGTTTCTTGGGGCGGTGGTCCCCAGTGCGCTCTTTACCTTGATTGCGATAGTGCAGTTAAGGAAACATGGCTAG
- the rraB gene encoding ribonuclease E inhibitor RraB: MDFEKEFAELKVEAEEIIDNLLEDGSDPDAVYSIEHHFAGDDFAQLEKAAIAAFKLGYDVSDPEEVELEDGEIVFAFDCVVETELDIDTITRDIEKLLKMSIEQDVTYDGWGTFFEEDAS; this comes from the coding sequence TTGGATTTTGAAAAAGAATTTGCCGAGCTGAAAGTTGAAGCCGAAGAGATTATTGATAACTTATTAGAAGATGGCAGTGATCCTGATGCTGTATATTCTATTGAACATCACTTTGCTGGGGATGATTTTGCACAGTTAGAAAAAGCCGCTATCGCTGCATTTAAACTGGGCTATGATGTCTCTGATCCAGAAGAAGTTGAGCTTGAAGACGGCGAGATTGTATTCGCATTCGACTGTGTTGTTGAAACGGAACTGGATATCGATACCATCACCCGTGATATCGAAAAACTACTTAAAATGTCTATCGAACAAGATGTTACTTATGACGGTTGGGGCACTTTCTTCGAAGAAGATGCGTCATAA
- the pepA gene encoding leucyl aminopeptidase, translated as MEFNVKSGSPEKQRSACVVVGVFEPRRLSPAAEQLDKISDGYLSSLLRRGDIEGKPGQVLLLHHVPNVLSERVLLVGCGKERELDERQYKQIIKKTMDTLNETGSMEAVCFLPELNVKGRDTYWKIRFAVETARESRYRFDQLKSNKEETRRPLRKMVFNVTSRRDLPTSEKAIAHGLAVASGMRLCKDVANMPPNICNPVYLANQARQLSDESDKVTVQILGEPEMKELKMESYLAVSQGSANEAKMSIIHYQGNPDKDAKPIVLIGKGLTFDSGGISLKPGAGMDEMKYDMGGAAGVLGAMKSLAKLDLPLNVIGILAGCENMPGSNAYRPGDILTTMSGQTVEVLNTDAEGRLVLCDVLTYVERFDPELVIDVATLTGACVVALGHHITGLLSTHNPLAHELLNASDQAADKAWRLPITDDFQEQIESPFADLANIGGPGGGTITAACFLSRFTKKYNWAHLDIAGTAWVSGKNKGSTGRPVPMLTQFLLNRTERSEVQQADES; from the coding sequence ATGGAGTTCAATGTAAAAAGTGGTAGCCCTGAGAAGCAACGCAGTGCTTGTGTTGTTGTCGGAGTGTTTGAACCACGTCGTTTATCGCCTGCAGCAGAACAACTTGATAAGATCAGTGACGGCTATTTAAGTTCCCTACTTCGTCGCGGAGATATCGAAGGTAAACCAGGCCAAGTATTACTACTTCACCATGTACCCAATGTACTAAGCGAACGTGTATTATTAGTTGGCTGTGGTAAAGAACGCGAATTAGATGAGCGTCAGTATAAGCAAATCATCAAAAAGACAATGGACACCTTGAACGAAACCGGTTCTATGGAAGCTGTTTGTTTCCTACCTGAACTTAATGTTAAAGGTCGCGATACCTATTGGAAGATCCGCTTTGCCGTTGAAACCGCACGCGAAAGTCGCTACCGTTTCGATCAGCTAAAAAGCAACAAAGAAGAAACCCGTCGTCCACTACGTAAAATGGTGTTCAACGTAACTTCGCGTCGCGACTTACCAACAAGTGAAAAAGCCATTGCTCATGGTTTAGCAGTAGCCAGTGGTATGCGTCTATGTAAAGACGTCGCAAACATGCCGCCAAATATCTGTAATCCTGTTTACCTTGCAAATCAAGCGCGCCAACTATCTGATGAAAGTGACAAAGTTACTGTACAGATTTTAGGTGAGCCTGAAATGAAAGAATTAAAAATGGAATCTTACCTTGCTGTATCTCAAGGTTCAGCAAATGAAGCTAAGATGTCTATTATTCATTACCAAGGTAATCCAGATAAAGATGCAAAACCGATTGTCTTAATTGGTAAAGGTCTGACGTTCGATTCAGGTGGTATTTCATTGAAACCAGGCGCAGGCATGGACGAAATGAAATATGACATGGGTGGTGCAGCAGGCGTACTTGGTGCAATGAAATCATTGGCTAAACTAGACTTACCACTTAATGTTATCGGTATTCTAGCGGGCTGTGAAAACATGCCAGGCAGTAATGCTTACCGTCCAGGTGACATTCTCACCACAATGTCAGGTCAAACAGTTGAAGTATTAAATACCGATGCTGAAGGCCGTTTAGTATTATGTGACGTATTAACCTATGTTGAACGTTTTGATCCAGAACTTGTAATTGACGTAGCAACCTTAACCGGTGCTTGTGTTGTTGCGCTTGGTCATCACATCACAGGTTTATTATCGACGCATAACCCACTAGCACATGAATTATTGAATGCATCAGATCAAGCAGCAGATAAAGCATGGCGTCTACCAATCACTGACGACTTCCAAGAACAAATTGAAAGTCCATTTGCTGATTTAGCAAATATTGGAGGCCCTGGTGGCGGTACGATCACTGCAGCATGTTTCTTATCACGCTTTACTAAGAAGTATAACTGGGCGCATTTAGATATCGCCGGTACTGCTTGGGTAAGTGGTAAAAACAAAGGTTCAACAGGTCGTCCAGTGCCTATGTTGACGCAGTTCTTGCTTAACCGTACAGAGCGTAGTGAAGTACAACAAGCTGACGAATCATAA
- a CDS encoding DNA polymerase III subunit chi → MKKVTFYIMQEPKNDAETTMSQHHELACKLAGEFYQQGQRVYIHTNDESAANQVDEYLWQLDANSFVPHNLQGEGPRNGAPVEIGFQPPRHRYQVLINLHDLTPQFAVNFNQIIDFVPHQDGLKQQARERYKHYRQTGLQLLTVNAE, encoded by the coding sequence ATGAAAAAAGTCACTTTTTATATCATGCAAGAACCAAAAAATGACGCTGAGACTACTATGTCACAACATCATGAACTTGCCTGTAAACTGGCTGGTGAGTTTTATCAGCAAGGACAACGCGTCTATATCCACACCAACGATGAATCGGCAGCCAATCAGGTTGACGAATACCTTTGGCAATTAGATGCGAACAGTTTTGTACCACATAATTTACAAGGTGAAGGTCCACGTAATGGCGCGCCCGTTGAAATCGGTTTTCAACCACCTCGCCATCGCTATCAGGTATTAATCAACCTGCATGATCTTACACCGCAATTTGCAGTCAACTTTAATCAGATTATCGATTTTGTACCGCATCAAGACGGTTTAAAGCAACAAGCTCGAGAGCGTTATAAACACTACCGTCAAACAGGGTTACAACTGTTAACTGTGAACGCCGAATAA